From a region of the Methanobacterium sp. genome:
- a CDS encoding GMC family oxidoreductase, whose protein sequence is MKAIVVGSGAGGATAARELQSSGFEVLILEAGSPFKPFTRHLSWAEPLRRFGLLGGGKTFKHFFPPMNMQQSSPELILVRGLTTGGSTVLSCGNLVRADRGLKEIGLDLTREYDELLDEIDPKPIPMDVWRPVTRKMYRSAENMGLNPQPTPKAVKISRCQFCGLCELGCDRGARWDSTKFLKEAVQKGAVLKCRSPVIKVILEDRKATGVIVQSGGRKTRYMADVIILSAGAIGTAQILKNSGLKAEDNLWADIVLTLGGVLPGARQIEEPPMAWYTSHKDYILSPYPDILSHFFHKPWRNVKIEDRVGLMVKLADTEKGKVCADGKIRKSLTEHDHDRLHIAIKQAKEVMEGAGVSGPFVRGVHNGGHLGGTVPLGKKDVPEMKPSCLPEGLWVADLSLAPKSQGLPTILLTAALALRVSRQIGY, encoded by the coding sequence ATGAAAGCCATAGTTGTGGGTAGTGGTGCTGGAGGGGCTACTGCAGCGCGTGAACTTCAATCTAGTGGTTTTGAAGTATTAATATTGGAAGCTGGATCCCCTTTCAAACCATTCACCCGACACTTATCCTGGGCTGAACCTCTTCGCCGTTTCGGACTTCTTGGAGGTGGAAAAACTTTTAAACATTTTTTCCCACCAATGAACATGCAACAATCATCCCCGGAACTAATACTGGTAAGGGGACTTACAACTGGTGGTTCCACAGTGTTATCTTGTGGGAATCTGGTGAGAGCAGATCGAGGTTTAAAAGAGATAGGATTGGATTTAACTAGAGAATATGATGAATTATTAGATGAAATTGACCCAAAACCCATTCCTATGGACGTTTGGAGGCCTGTGACACGAAAAATGTATCGATCAGCCGAAAATATGGGTTTGAACCCCCAACCAACACCTAAAGCTGTTAAAATTAGTCGTTGCCAATTTTGTGGCCTATGTGAGTTGGGTTGTGATCGTGGGGCGCGTTGGGATTCTACTAAATTCCTTAAAGAAGCAGTCCAGAAAGGTGCAGTTCTTAAATGCAGATCTCCAGTTATCAAAGTAATTTTAGAGGATAGAAAAGCAACTGGAGTTATAGTACAATCAGGTGGTAGGAAAACAAGATATATGGCTGATGTGATTATTCTCTCGGCTGGAGCTATTGGAACTGCCCAGATACTTAAAAACTCTGGACTAAAAGCAGAGGATAATTTATGGGCAGATATTGTTTTAACTTTAGGTGGAGTTTTACCTGGTGCGCGGCAGATTGAAGAACCACCCATGGCATGGTATACCTCACATAAAGATTATATTCTCTCCCCATATCCTGATATTTTATCTCATTTTTTCCATAAGCCCTGGAGGAATGTTAAAATAGAAGACAGGGTTGGTTTAATGGTAAAATTAGCTGATACAGAAAAAGGTAAGGTTTGTGCTGATGGTAAAATTAGAAAGTCACTCACTGAACACGACCATGATCGGCTGCATATTGCAATAAAACAGGCCAAGGAAGTTATGGAAGGCGCTGGTGTTTCTGGTCCTTTTGTTAGGGGAGTTCATAATGGGGGGCATCTTGGTGGCACAGTGCCCCTTGGAAAAAAAGATGTGCCTGAGATGAAACCATCTTGTTTGCCTGAG
- a CDS encoding L-2-amino-thiazoline-4-carboxylic acid hydrolase, whose product MGFKLRFLSWWTPKKFQKKGLDELAKYTISGLDKLLDDSENSDAKCDKASAIVLTGNIEDRRRDMAIIHNEKTEELIKALGHEHAMELGYKTMFNEGLLLGKKFRKLLGVGNSLEDLITAAKILYKVLGIEFRVKEYENGMFLVVNHCSLSKYYTSDTCKVLSGADEGVVQGLNPHIKMNFTERMTDGASCCMASIQFEDDAK is encoded by the coding sequence ATGGGATTTAAATTACGGTTTTTATCTTGGTGGACGCCAAAAAAGTTTCAAAAGAAAGGGTTAGATGAATTGGCTAAATACACCATTTCCGGCTTGGATAAGTTATTAGATGATTCAGAAAATTCTGATGCAAAATGTGACAAAGCATCAGCCATAGTTTTAACCGGGAATATTGAGGATAGAAGAAGAGATATGGCCATCATACATAATGAAAAGACGGAAGAGTTGATCAAAGCTTTAGGTCATGAACATGCAATGGAACTAGGGTACAAAACCATGTTTAATGAAGGTTTGTTATTGGGAAAGAAATTCAGGAAACTTTTGGGAGTGGGAAATAGCTTAGAAGATCTGATCACTGCTGCCAAGATACTGTATAAAGTGTTGGGAATAGAGTTCCGTGTAAAAGAATATGAAAATGGCATGTTCCTGGTGGTTAATCACTGTAGTTTATCTAAATATTACACCAGTGATACTTGTAAGGTTCTAAGTGGTGCTGATGAAGGTGTAGTGCAGGGATTAAACCCACATATTAAAATGAATTTCACTGAACGTATGACAGATGGGGCTTCCTGTTGTATGGCATCAATCCAATTTGAGGATGATGCTAAATGA